The genomic stretch acacacacacatacagatcaTAACATGGAGGAAAGCTGAGAACCTCCGAATATCAAAAAACATTATTTGTGCATGTAGTGTTTGAACACTCGGGTAATTAATCAAAAATTATGTGTTCAATTCAAgtttcatacacacaaacactcacccaCAAACACCACCAATAACATCAACAAAACAACCATACTGCAGACAAGTATAATGGTATATTTAATTGATATCAGCCAGTGATGCGTACAGGCAACCACGTTTCATACCATAATTTCAACGTCTGTACAATCATGTACATGTGTAATTCTGCAACCACTTGCACAAAGGAAAGAGCAAACTTGAGTTGTCTCTACTACgcgctctcactctctttcaaCCACACACGAGTTATAATGCACATGTATATTTGTTACCACTCAGCTATACATTAATGATAATTTCAGCAGATGCTGAAACACTGAATTAagtttgagagaaaaaaaacagtgGCAGAGAAAAACAGGTCCGAAGAGGGTGCAAAAACTCCATCCATTACAATACAAAATATAACTCTGGAGTCGGTCGACAATAAGACGGTGGATTTTGCTAATAAGCGCTGACTCAATTACTTTAAAGCAATGGGCTTGTACACGTATGCTCGCTTACCTAATTTATCCACAaactgccaaacaaaattctcaGCCGGGCACCAGACTGAGCTTTTGAGAAAGAtgtagggggtgggggcgggggggaggaggaggtgtGGGGGGGAATTTCTTTTCTTGTGAATCCGCGTCGTACCGTTCTGCTCTTTGGTTGATAAAACAGCAAGCTAGGTACAATACCCACAACAGTCAAGGCAAAAACCCCTCCCACAAAGCtttagaaagaaaagaaaaaatatagTTCTTTTGTCCACATGTTGCAGCCATAACAAATACGCATACATTCCCCCTTGTTGTATGAAAACCTCCAAAAATAACCATGAAGAAAGCGTGTTTTTCTGTGAAGGAGTGTTCTAAAGTGGCAATAAATTAAACTCTTCATTGTACAAAACTAGTTCCGCGCACTATGTAATTCACATAGATACATTTCCAATACAAAAGCATTCATATTACATGTACTTTTACAGTAACCCACACCTATATAAGAACAGTTCTCTCAGCGACATCAGGTTTTCTGTACTCTGGGATGGGACAGACAAAAAAGCCTCGAGACGTTCCGCTCTTTGTAACAATCTCTCTGAAGCTGAGAAATGTTGATTACTTGGACATCAAAAATGGcctattttgtgtgttttatgttgACAGAATAATACTCTTTACACAGATCCGCCGACATTTCCCACCCCTGCATTACAAGCAAAGCCACACTAAGAGTAACAGTGATGGTTGGTGTTAAAGTGTAAGAAAAATTCCAAATAAACCTGTTTTTGTAACTGACAGTGTTGCACTGTTGCCTCCAGCGATAGGAGGACACTTGATTCCTATGTCGCAAAATTCATTTCCTCCAGTTATAACTTATATTAATTgcccaacaaaaacaaaacaaccttatCTCCTCTGCCTGCATACCTCTTGATTTAAATAAACCAAATATTGAACATTCTTCACAAGAGCAACAGTTTTGTACAAAAATCCATTCTAAGCCGAGAGGTTGACTTGACTGCATGCTACACTGACACACCAAACAAAGCGATGGCAAACAGTCACATGGAATTGTTTCAAGTATTTACCCAACCATTtgtacaaagacacacagactggaCGCCAATTATGATTCAATATTTGTCAACTCTTACGCACTCACACCGGCGACAAAAATTCAAAAAGCAAACAGAACGAGCCACATTGACGCAACTCCAAAGCGGTTCTGTAATCTTCCTTAACACGCAAACAAGAAATAGACACACTCGCACACTAAAGAGTAAGACGCTCAAGGGCAAaactgaaagaaagagagagagaaagagagagagagagagagagagagagagagagagagagagagagagagagagagagagagagagagagaacaagtttTGTTCAGAAAAGTCTTCCCCCAGAACTAAGATATTTTCGCCTCACACACATTGTCTCTTCAGTTTCACAATGAGTAGCTTCCCTTTGACAAAGAGGTGGCAGTGGTGAGAGGACACTATGTACACATTTGGTCACAGCCTTTTCCACACTTATCATAAACCCTTACCTGGGTAGAAATGAAAAAGCTTACTGAGGtctactacccccccccccccccccccccccccacctcgaGAGAGAGCGTGAAACCTCCTGAAGCTCAGAAATTTTCCATCATTTGGACATCAAAATTGGGCCATTACATGTGCTTTacgccgtcgcgatataaccttcgtggttgaaaacgacgttaaacaccaaataaagaaagaaagaaatgtgctTTACGTTAACAGAAGAAGCATATTTACGCAGGTTTGCATACAAATCCCAGGTCTGAGGTCATAAAAAATTGGGGGAGAGGGACCCGCTTCCAAGAGTGGAACATGTTCACAGAAGCATACAgtacttacatgtaaaaaaaaaatagccgCAGCATGGGTGGAGAGGACATAAGATTAGGAGCAAGCGGTTAACAGTTTCAACGGTTATGCATGCACTCGCATTCACAGCGCAATGGACGAACAGAATCAAAcaccacctttcacggcctggACAACAAGAGAAAAACTACCAAGAAAACACATACATAATCATTCACAATCATCTCTCCAAACCCCTcttccttccccccccccccccccccccccccaaaaaaaaaaaaaaaattagaattAGAAAACTTATCAGTCACACTAAAGTTGATATGAGTAGCAGAGGTAAAAATGAGTACACAAAAGAACAGAACCTTTTCTCCTCATTCTAAACCAAACCACGCAACTGCGAAGCATGACTGTACTTGGCTAAAGGTTGCAAGCAGCGATCTATGATGGGATGGAATGTCTAGGAGCCAATCAAAATGTCAAGGCCAATGTCAAAATACTCACACTTCTCCCTGGATAACGACAATCATATCAGTGTCATCCTCCTTAAAACAGAGAACAGCGACTGGTTGTGATGATTCCCAATCTCTTAAACTTTGTCTGTGGTACGAGGCAATCGAGTCAAGTTCAGGCTCAAACAAGCGACGTGATCTGTGAATGTTAAAGCCTTCATTCGCTTGCTCAAACCAGCGACAAATGGGCGTGAAATGTCTCAGTTTGCTTTTTGTCTTATTACAGTCACAGTCCAATAAGCTTCATCActtgaaatgaacaaaaacaTGTAAATTTAACTAAAAAAATCTCACGCCAGAACATCGACCAAGCTTAACAAGGGGCCCAGAGATCGGCCTGATTGTATGACGCTGCTCAATCATGTTGCTATGGTGATAACCCAGGCtatcctgcacacacagacagcatACTGGGAAAGCGTGGCGCAAACAACTTTCTTCACTCTCCTATGCAGAAGCCCTGGGGTTGGGGAGGGGTAGGGGGGAGTACCCTCTGTCATAGTAAGTAACAAGACACAAGCATCCTCAATCATCAGTGACAGTTTTTGTGTAAAGGGAGGTGACGGCGTATAACGCTGCAACCCCATTCTGGGCGAGGAAAAGACTGAGGAATCGAAAAGAAAATATGCATTCATCATCAGCTAAATGAACGGTTTCTATCCAAACCACACGACGTCTTTCTGAAGGAGAGGACTCACATTTTAACAGTTTATTACAAGATCCTCACAAGTGTTATCGCTACTTCACTGAATGTGCGCTCAGCGTCAAACCGTTACACTGTCAACCGTCCAACATCTTGTTATCTCAACACTTTGGGATGATTTTTGTACACCAACTGGTGGGCTGACCTTGCCTACACAACCCATGGAAAGTCATAACTAGACTTAATCATTGCTGAATGGAAAGAAAGCTCCATGATATCAATCTCGCTTTTCAATGTCAAGTAAAGACATACATGGTTATTTCACATCGCCGGGTCTCAATATCTCCTAAACTTTAAACAAAATCAACCAGTAGCAAACTGCACCAACCAGCCCGAAAGCCAACCACAGAagggaacgagagagagagagagagagagagagagagtgaaacagAAAGGAGCATTTTCaacaacacacactaacaccccctcccccaccccatcctttctccctcccctcccccaccccaaaTTTCATCTCATCCAATCCTAACCCGACAAATGAGCTTTGCAAACCGAGAGCCAAACTCCACCAGAAGCacgtcccacacacacacacaaaacatacacacactccatTCAACAGTTCCCATGTTCACACGCATTCACACCGGCACACGCTGTACTGCTCCCTTCCCACAAaccccctctttttttttctctcgctcctCATTGTAGCAGAAGCGCGGCTCAAAATCTCTGAAGCCGGCTGAACAGTCTTTCTTGCCGCCCACAGAGAGGAGAAGaagggtgaagggggggggggggggggggcgcgcaCGGCTACGGGTGGCCCGAGTCGTTAGACGTTGCAACACGGCTTCTTGTTGGCGTTGGAATTAACGGTGGGGGCAACCGATATCGTCTGTACATTGCCGCTGGGGGAGTTGTCGTCATCGGGGCTATCACGGATCTGCTTCTGCGAAACTATCTTGTAGATTTCTGCAACCACACAAAGCAAAGTTCCCTCAGTCAAATCACAGCCCGCCATTAGTGTTACACATAAGTTAAACCTTCACCGCCAGCCTAACAAAAGTGTCTGTATCGCTAAAACTATTGGGAGTTTTTGATCGACACTCGTGTAATCTTCAAACACCATTGTCAGCATAAAACCTTCCTATCGACCAATTTTTaaaggattatctttgtaaacacacaaatatacaatgaagtcatttgaactacacagtagtgtttatccctattcggatggtgcgggtcatgtacgacccatacttttaacGTTGAATCTTTCTTTACAAAGATCGGGTCGTACACAACAAACATCATCTGGattgtgtagtccaaagcgtgatctttctttctttatttggtgtttaacgtcgttttcaaccattcaaggttatatcgcgacggggaaagggggcagatgggatagagccacttgttaattgtttcttgttcacaaaagcactaatcaaaaaattgctccaggggcttgcaacgtagtacaatgtatgaccttactgggagaatgcaagtttccagtacaaaggacttaacatttcttacatactgcttgactaaaatctttacaaaaattgactatattctatacaagaaacacttaacaagggtaaaaagagaaacagaatccgttagtcgcctcttacgacatgctggggagcatcgggtaaatttttccccctaacccgcggggggtacacaaCCAACATCATCCGGattgtgtagtccaaagcgtgatccggtgaaggttgaAGGCTGAGCCGGAGTACACAGGCTACTGTGCTATTCCGCAGCCGACTTTGAAACTGCTCTGTCAATGGTCAAACATCGCTCTCAGCCTGCCTTCCAACAAAAGGCGATATTGTGCGCGGTATCAGCTCTAGTACACACCTAAAATGTTTACGGAGCATCCAAGTCGAGAACTGTCAACTTGGAAGACACCAGTGGCTTTTAATTATTATGAAGTTAACAAAGTTAATGTGAGAACTATTCTTGTACAAATCAAACCTCCCCGTCTATTCATCTGTAAATGACATTGATATATTTGTATGTAATTATAGGGATGCAGGTAGGATCTATTTTCTTTGGCAAACTCACCAGTGAGAATGTTGTGGAACGCTGCTTCAACGTTTGTAGAATCTAAAGCCGACGTCTCAATGAAAGACAGGTTGTTCTTTTCTGAAAGCAAACAGTCACAGTCACTTCATAATTCTCCACCCTTGACacaacacaccaacaacaacaaaacaaggtagcaagcaaacatgaaaaagaAGCCTCCACAGTGAGAATTGTATGAAAACAGTGAGACTTCTTAAAAAGTGACTATTCTTCATAAAGTGATGAACCACTGGAATATGAGTGCAAAGAACAGGCAttttcaagaccttgtttttgCCATAACAGCGACACAAACATCAGGATCATGAAAAGCTGAGTctgaaaggtccagcagcaaatttgttttttaaataccgGAAAAGAACAACACTGTTGAATCCAACTCTCCTGAGGCTGACTACTCGGGagtatcacacacaaaaattaagCCAGAGACTAACGTCTTATGAATCTTGATTGCTCGGGTGAGCAAAAAGATCCCAAACCAGAAATGAAGGTCTTACCAGCGAAAGCCTTGGCCTCGTCAGTGGGGACGGCCCTGAGATGTCGGAGGTCAGACTTGTTGCCCACAAGCATGATGACGATGTTCTGGTCGGCATGGTCACGCAGCTCCTTCAGCCATCGCTCCACGTTCTCGTACGTCAGGTGCTTGGCAATGTCGTACACCAGCAAGGCACCCACTGCCCCACGGTAGTAACTGCCACGAGAATGTGCAAAGAAACTGTGAATCTCTAAGCTAAAATGCGCAGAGGAGggctctgtgtttgtgtgtaagtgcgtgtgtgtgaaattcaatgatccttcttcttcagcttcattcttgggctgaaactcctacgttCCCTCATGTTTTTGCAAGAGATGGTTTTTACATGTGatggtttttaccccgccatttaaagAACTGTACAGCAGCAATTCTTATGACGTCGTTACACCTGGTAAAGCAAAATATGACAGTTGGCACAAGCTGATGTTTTGAAACCTGACAATCTGACCTAACACAAACAAAGTTTAATAGGAAATAAGGAAGATGCTACTCGCCACATATATTTGAACTGGGATACATAAAAGATCCTAAAAGTGACATGTGAGTCTCAACAGTAAAGaaacttttttaaaaactgctctGCAATTGTACCTCCGGAGCTCAGAATTTAAACTTGATTATCATGTGTGACTCACGCGCTAGTGATGGCCCGGTATCTCTCCTGTCCAGCTGTGTCCCAGATCTGTGCCTTGATTGTCTTGCCGTCAACCTGTATActcctgcaaacacacacacaaaactcgtCAACATAGGCATTTTTGTCTTGCCGTCACCATGTATActcctgcaaacacacacaaaactcttgAACATAGacacatgggtgggactgaagaaTATCATGAATCCTGAAGGCTGAACCTCAaccgaacaacaacaaaagaaacaagaagggcaaagcccatacgactcacatgctttacacatttttcctaccaaaatacatgtgaccttgacccaaggtcaaggtcatccaaggtcatgcaacacaaagctgttaattcaagacataggaagtacaatggtgctttttggctctttctaccatgagatatggtcacttttagtggttcactaccttattttggtcacatttcataagggtcaaagtgaccttgaccttgatcatatgtgaccaaatgtgtctcatgatgaaagcataacatgtgccccacataatttttaagtttgaaacagttatcttccatagttcagggtcaaggtcacttcaaaatatgtatacaatccaactttgaagagctcctgtgaccttgaccttgaagcaaggtaaaccaaactggtatcaaaagatggggcttactttgccctatatatcatatactagaatgaatacccgcttcgccgggtagccggcttcgccgggaagaagtacttagagccgtacgccggcttcgccgggtccgaacaatggacccgccaagcttaggtccctcccagattcgtggaatgggaacagcacgaaaatgattcagtggccataatgccaatcctgaccatatcgagtcccatccttgtcgacgaatgtaaccgtgttaatcacctttggaggcgaactccactcaaacaggactgagcaagttatggcttctcaaaggaaggccagtacataaaattacacaaaagccgccagaccacatcacaaacagaactgaacaatgcacaggtgttgcttacatagagacacacacactcacacacacacacacaaaaacacagagaagccgtatctatagagagatagatgacagtgtatttttcgcgtggctataaattgattcgacctttgcacttttacagtgaggataatttacgggtccaatttacgttctgtacactgcgttgaccttctaaaaataataacagtaacagaacgccgggaatatccgaagacgctcagcgcagtgtagtaacttacaactgaacgggaaagccacacgaaggaagggagataaacgccaaacactggagaagataaggaagagttacttataatggtgaaatgaacacaaaaacgaaaatgagttcagcgctgcgcgctgagagcacgtgttgaaatatctcatcgatgatattgtgtccggggtgtagctgaatacggtgtccaaatttgaaaaagatccaccgagaactttggcgttgtgatgtggtgtagcggctatggtgtgtcggtatgggggcccgggtagctgaggtggaaccaaaatagctgaggtggaaccaaaatcggttccgcgctgcgcgctgagagcacgtgttgaaatatcgaccaggttgtgtcgtgtcccgggtctacctgaatatgcccaccaaatttgaagcagatccatcgagaactttggccgtgcatggcgaatacacaaatacacaaacacacaaacacacagacacacagacacaagtcgtatatatatatagataggtgaggtattgaatctcaaaaacttcagagaaaatgtgaaaaatgtgaaaaatagctgttttttaggcaacatttatggcccctgcgaccttgaccttgaagcaaggtcaagatgctatgtatgttttttggggccttgtcatcatacaccatcttgccaaatttggtactgatagactgaatagtgtccaagaaatatccaacgttaaagttttccggacggacgtccggacggacgactcgggtgagtacatagactcacttttgcttcgcatgtgagtcaaaaacaagaggcgaagccttcaaggctcccgtaagaaatcgacaaacagtaacacaaactcaatcactccgtcacacatacacacacacagtaagcatagacacggtgtaagagtgggagacgctagatctagatctgtctgtctgtagcctacttacggggacacgactgccactaagatcgacactgccctttcgacagcgcttcctcgcgcagacactgaaaacaccctgtgcagatcaacctgtaggaaatttcctttggtatcttctctatctattttttctggagccgctacgaaaccgaacaatgtcaAATcatcttccccgaatcggcgaatgcagctcggttagaactgagaagtgaatctataccacaatccttcacgcaatctgacctaaccttgacccctggcctggtctacataccacacacaacacaaaccagtcacctgcttttaccccccccccccccccccccaaaacccaccaccacccgttttctttggatacacactttatctacatacgtgccgacgaaatgttgatcattgcttcaatactttgaagctgttgcttggataataacccagTAAAatgtatttcggtgttcagtcaaatgttaaagtttctatcacacacgcacgcatgcacagacagacaaaagatagcatcgcataggctacacttacgtgagccaaaaagagagagaccaaaAAAAAAGGCCATAATCGAATCCCGATTTCCGCCATATACCAGAAGAATTCCACCCATGTAGGCATTATTTCCTTTTCAATTTCATTACttcattgtcccatcgctgggaaattcgggtcgcttacTCCGAgttgaaagctagcagcaacagagtcgcgcgacccaggtgtgtgagtgtttaggtgtaatcagccacctgtacttatggcagaattaccgaggtcttttacgtgtgaCAGTGGTTACACGgaggtggaacatggataccgtctctgagtctgcacataaagttgacctgtgtctgtCCCAGCAAAGATTGGAACCCGAGACCCGTggatcacaagtctagtgctctaccaaccgAGCTACCACGCATGTGCATGTTTCAATATTAAAACTAGTCCGTTCCAACACAGTGACATGTAAGCGACCGTTTCTGCAGTAAAAGGCTAAGTCAGTGTACATCTTTCTCTCACACAACAGAAAACATTTACCGACTCAGTACATTATGGAATGTGCATCAACTCACATGCATCTATGTAAGACAAACATGTTTCAGGTCAAATTGTCATTTGCCCCTTTCAATTTCAACTGAGTTAAACCAACACCGATAACGACTGATCAAAAGTTTTGTCCTAAAAAGGTATGGTACGTTGGTCACTTGCTAACGCTTTACACTTTATGAATTTAAACATCCCTCCAAATCCAAGTCTTGCTTTAGCATGCTGATATGCTTAAAACTAGAAGACAAACAAAGATCATGACCCAAAATTATCTCGTTTCGTTACTGTACTAACAAACTCAAatgtgcttccttgtagttgtACCCAATTTATCAGTTTTGTCTCATAAATTAGGTACCAGGAAGCAAAATAACTCTGAAGATAACCCAtatgtttacttttgtttgaaACATTAAGCTGACTgagtacagtgcaacccccgttttaagaccccccaatttttaggac from Littorina saxatilis isolate snail1 linkage group LG16, US_GU_Lsax_2.0, whole genome shotgun sequence encodes the following:
- the LOC138950797 gene encoding ras-related protein Rab-11B-like, whose product is MGTTKDDEYDYLFKVVLIGDSGVGKSNLLSRFTRNEFNLESKSTIGVEFATRSIQVDGKTIKAQIWDTAGQERYRAITSAYYRGAVGALLVYDIAKHLTYENVERWLKELRDHADQNIVIMLVGNKSDLRHLRAVPTDEAKAFAEKNNLSFIETSALDSTNVEAAFHNILTEIYKIVSQKQIRDSPDDDNSPSGNVQTISVAPTVNSNANKKPCCNV